One part of the Hydrogenobacter sp. T-2 genome encodes these proteins:
- a CDS encoding 2-amino-3,7-dideoxy-D-threo-hept-6-ulosonate synthase codes for MSIGKQVRLERLINRDTGKTIIVPMDHGVSSGPIEGIEDIRKAVEDVAEGGANAVVLHKGMVRAGHRGRGRDIGLIVHLSASTDWAPTKNDKVLVCTVEEAIKLGADGVSIHVNVGADMEREMLRDFGYVSKVCEEWGMPLLAMVYGRGKDMNQYDPKVVAHCARLGAELGADIVKVPYTGDSESFSKAVEGSPIPVVIAGGPKMKTEREVLEMVYGAIRAGAKGLSIGRNVFQAKNRVAMVRALSLIVHEGKSVEEAIKILE; via the coding sequence ATGAGTATAGGAAAACAGGTAAGGTTAGAAAGGCTTATTAACAGGGATACGGGCAAGACCATAATAGTGCCTATGGACCATGGGGTGAGCTCTGGTCCTATAGAAGGCATTGAGGACATAAGGAAAGCGGTAGAGGATGTGGCAGAAGGTGGTGCCAACGCAGTGGTGCTACACAAGGGTATGGTGAGGGCAGGGCACAGGGGCAGGGGCAGAGATATAGGGCTTATAGTCCACCTTTCCGCCTCTACTGACTGGGCACCTACCAAAAATGACAAGGTGCTGGTATGCACGGTAGAGGAGGCTATAAAGCTGGGTGCGGATGGTGTATCTATCCATGTAAATGTGGGTGCGGATATGGAAAGGGAGATGCTAAGGGACTTTGGCTATGTTTCTAAGGTTTGCGAGGAGTGGGGTATGCCTCTGCTTGCCATGGTCTACGGAAGGGGCAAAGATATGAACCAGTATGACCCGAAGGTGGTAGCTCACTGTGCCAGATTGGGTGCAGAGCTTGGTGCGGACATAGTTAAAGTTCCCTATACAGGAGACTCAGAGAGTTTTTCAAAAGCGGTTGAAGGCTCTCCTATACCGGTGGTTATAGCGGGCGGTCCTAAGATGAAAACAGAAAGGGAAGTGCTTGAGATGGTATATGGAGCTATAAGGGCTGGTGCGAAGGGTCTTTCTATAGGTCGCAATGTCTTTCAGGCAAAAAACAGGGTCGCCATGGTAAGAGCCTTGAGCCTTATAGTGCATGAAGGCAAAAGCGTGGAAGAAGCTATAAAAATCTTAGAGTGA
- a CDS encoding energy transducer TonB family protein, whose amino-acid sequence MLEEKLENSLYWGVSLVLNLIIFTLLSLYLSVRIEVKNPTKPMEVYLQEMPEIKEVKLASGKGTPNLRQQTGEGIVRKDRHFVSSSPMEVSRNTGDIQVPVGRPKEEPSLLQEIEQRVRGREREIEKEGVRSTDIGNITAVVSPGGIGLSGGGRATVYTPPFPKISSDEPLSPLRVRIWIDPSGVVSRVQIIQKSGSPQVDQKMVEFVRGIRFEAIRENVVQTGVITFRFKGG is encoded by the coding sequence ATGCTTGAGGAAAAACTTGAAAACAGCCTTTACTGGGGTGTGTCTCTGGTTCTTAACTTGATAATCTTTACCCTCCTCTCTTTGTATCTTTCTGTCAGAATTGAAGTCAAAAACCCCACAAAGCCTATGGAGGTTTACCTTCAGGAAATGCCAGAAATTAAAGAAGTAAAACTCGCCTCTGGTAAAGGCACTCCCAATCTAAGACAGCAAACAGGTGAGGGCATTGTAAGGAAGGATAGGCATTTTGTTAGCTCAAGCCCTATGGAAGTCTCAAGAAACACAGGAGACATACAAGTTCCCGTAGGCAGACCAAAGGAAGAACCCTCCCTGCTCCAGGAAATTGAGCAGAGGGTGCGAGGAAGGGAGAGGGAAATAGAGAAAGAAGGTGTAAGAAGTACGGACATTGGGAATATAACTGCAGTTGTCTCGCCTGGAGGTATTGGTCTATCGGGTGGTGGAAGAGCAACCGTATACACTCCACCCTTTCCAAAGATAAGCTCTGATGAGCCACTTAGCCCCTTGAGGGTGAGGATATGGATAGACCCATCAGGTGTGGTTTCAAGGGTTCAGATAATTCAAAAAAGTGGCTCTCCACAGGTAGACCAGAAGATGGTGGAGTTTGTTCGTGGCATAAGGTTTGAAGCCATAAGGGAAAACGTAGTCCAGACTGGTGTAATAACCTTTAGGTTTAAGGGAGGTTAA
- a CDS encoding NAD(P)H-dependent glycerol-3-phosphate dehydrogenase encodes MNFSVLGGGRWGTALALHLGNLGHRVLVFERKEETVRLIKEGKHPHMEGVKLRGVDATQDLDKAIDFSDYIIVALPVQAIREVLGKKALSDKRIISASKGLEVGTEKRVSQILLEIEPSVKVFCLSGPSFASEVSKGLPTALVLAGNDLEEMEKVRKWISSENFRVYLSTDLIGVELGGALKNVIAIACGISDGLGLGENARASLMTRGLAEMVRLGVSLGAKKETFYGLSGMGDLFLTASSPQSRNRTLGYLLGQGLSVQEALQRLNQTVEGIHTVKAVYKISTERGLYAPISTAVYKVVVEGFPPKETALELLRRPPQNPLETL; translated from the coding sequence ATGAACTTCTCTGTCCTTGGTGGAGGCCGTTGGGGCACTGCCCTTGCTTTACATTTAGGAAATTTAGGACACAGGGTTTTAGTCTTTGAAAGAAAAGAGGAAACAGTTAGGCTCATAAAAGAGGGAAAGCATCCCCACATGGAAGGGGTCAAGCTAAGAGGCGTGGACGCCACACAAGACCTTGACAAAGCCATTGACTTTTCGGACTACATAATAGTAGCTTTACCTGTCCAAGCTATAAGAGAGGTCTTAGGCAAGAAAGCCCTAAGTGACAAGAGGATAATCTCCGCCTCCAAAGGACTTGAGGTAGGGACTGAAAAAAGGGTTTCTCAAATCCTGCTTGAAATAGAGCCTTCTGTAAAGGTTTTTTGTCTTTCTGGTCCTTCCTTTGCCAGCGAGGTTTCCAAGGGCTTGCCCACTGCCTTGGTGCTTGCAGGGAATGACCTTGAGGAGATGGAGAAAGTAAGAAAATGGATAAGCTCTGAAAACTTTAGGGTTTACCTCTCCACAGACCTCATAGGTGTTGAGTTGGGTGGTGCTCTCAAAAATGTAATAGCCATAGCCTGTGGCATATCTGATGGACTTGGGCTTGGAGAAAACGCAAGGGCTTCTCTTATGACCCGTGGACTTGCGGAGATGGTAAGGCTTGGTGTCTCCCTTGGTGCAAAAAAAGAGACCTTCTATGGTCTTTCTGGCATGGGAGACCTCTTTTTGACCGCCAGCTCTCCACAGTCAAGAAACAGAACCCTTGGCTACCTTTTGGGACAAGGTCTTTCTGTGCAAGAGGCTCTCCAAAGACTAAACCAAACAGTGGAGGGCATACACACTGTCAAAGCGGTTTACAAGATTTCCACAGAAAGAGGGCTATACGCACCTATAAGCACTGCGGTCTACAAGGTCGTGGTGGAGGGCTTTCCTCCAAAGGAGACCGCTCTTGAGCTTCTGAGGAGACCTCCTCAAAACCCCCTTGAGACTCTATGA
- a CDS encoding AI-2E family transporter, with translation MREKVFLYFLLALTVFFAFFAFTMLLPFLKPILWAIIFSLVLYPLHMKLSKRIGNTISALLLTLLVFLLVVVPFSLVLTLAIRQSIELLHFAVGFTQNSSYVDLIRAVLDHPLFKKILTDQEISSFLAYVESEEFRNILISGLRDLLQRGLNILASIVPAVGSFAFKTFVFLLTLFFILRDGPKFVKFVERFLPMHREDIEQVSITVYKTVLATVYGSIGVGIAQSTVGFIGYKLAGLDYAILLAIATFISSFVPPFGAGFVWFPVALYTFAVKGVYAGAFMFLYGMFVISTIDNFVRPLIMKMGVNMPYIVLFFSIVGGLLTFGFVGIFLGPIIFTTLFTLALIYEKRILRE, from the coding sequence GTGAGGGAAAAGGTCTTTCTCTATTTTCTTCTTGCTCTGACGGTCTTTTTTGCTTTCTTTGCCTTCACCATGCTTCTACCCTTTTTAAAACCCATCCTATGGGCTATAATCTTTTCCCTTGTCCTCTACCCCCTGCATATGAAACTCTCAAAGAGAATAGGAAACACCATATCCGCTCTCTTGTTGACCCTTTTGGTGTTCCTGCTGGTGGTAGTTCCCTTTAGCTTGGTGCTTACCTTAGCCATAAGACAGTCCATAGAGCTACTACATTTTGCAGTAGGTTTTACCCAAAACAGTTCTTATGTAGATTTAATAAGGGCTGTGCTTGATCATCCCCTTTTTAAAAAAATTCTTACAGACCAAGAAATAAGTAGCTTTCTTGCGTATGTGGAGTCTGAGGAGTTTAGAAACATTCTTATAAGTGGTCTTAGAGACCTTCTTCAAAGAGGGCTAAACATCTTAGCTTCCATAGTCCCTGCGGTAGGGAGCTTTGCCTTCAAAACTTTTGTCTTCTTGCTTACGCTTTTTTTTATACTTAGAGATGGTCCAAAGTTTGTCAAGTTCGTGGAACGTTTTCTTCCCATGCATAGAGAGGACATAGAGCAGGTTTCCATCACCGTATACAAAACAGTCCTTGCCACCGTTTATGGGTCCATTGGTGTAGGCATAGCCCAGAGCACCGTAGGTTTTATAGGATACAAGCTGGCAGGCTTAGACTACGCAATCCTTCTTGCTATAGCAACCTTTATAAGCTCCTTTGTGCCACCCTTTGGTGCAGGCTTTGTATGGTTTCCAGTGGCACTATACACATTTGCAGTGAAAGGCGTATACGCAGGTGCCTTTATGTTCCTTTATGGCATGTTCGTTATATCCACCATAGACAACTTTGTAAGACCCCTCATAATGAAAATGGGTGTAAATATGCCCTACATAGTGCTATTCTTTTCCATAGTAGGTGGTTTGCTAACCTTCGGCTTTGTAGGCATATTCCTTGGACCTATAATATTTACCACACTGTTTACCCTCGCACTCATATACGAAAAGAGGATACTAAGAGAATAG
- a CDS encoding helix-turn-helix domain-containing protein, whose protein sequence is MVVVVEAVEKDMESLVLRVFLKSIDVLGGLSKLAEYKTLTWLPSLARAVYCVVLREEYFKTDREIAEKVGLTVQTVRNILRAEPSTALEKLKRIEEFLEEEKKELKVHTAGGIAKLAYKLVKEGHEEPQVFLQYCERVAYALDIPWAYMVLKRLKGTDFPIQSAEAISDRLEGVYIKGRTAKEVLKELEYPIKNPAELLHRIKENLKMHGLE, encoded by the coding sequence ATGGTCGTAGTTGTAGAAGCTGTAGAAAAGGACATGGAGTCTCTTGTCTTGAGGGTTTTCCTCAAGTCTATTGATGTGTTGGGTGGTCTTTCAAAGCTGGCGGAATACAAAACCCTCACATGGCTTCCCTCTCTTGCCAGAGCGGTTTATTGTGTGGTGCTTAGGGAAGAGTATTTCAAAACGGACAGAGAAATAGCGGAGAAGGTGGGTCTTACCGTCCAAACAGTAAGAAACATCTTAAGGGCTGAGCCTTCTACCGCTCTTGAAAAGCTCAAAAGAATAGAGGAGTTTCTTGAAGAAGAGAAGAAGGAACTAAAAGTGCATACCGCTGGTGGCATTGCCAAACTTGCCTACAAACTGGTGAAAGAAGGACATGAAGAGCCTCAGGTATTCCTCCAATACTGTGAGAGGGTGGCTTACGCCCTTGACATCCCATGGGCTTATATGGTGCTCAAAAGGCTCAAGGGGACAGACTTTCCTATCCAGTCCGCAGAGGCTATATCCGACAGGCTTGAGGGTGTTTACATAAAGGGTAGAACCGCAAAGGAAGTCCTTAAGGAGTTGGAATATCCCATAAAGAACCCAGCGGAGCTTCTCCATAGGATAAAGGAAAACCTCAAGATGCACGGGTTGGAGTAA
- a CDS encoding HU family DNA-binding protein yields MKKKTLVERLHEEYSHVYSKKRVYKMINFLLDRMREGVASEDGLKISGFGSFKRKGKRVLFRPSKKLISRLKLEAKRLKM; encoded by the coding sequence ATGAAAAAGAAAACCCTCGTTGAGAGGCTACACGAAGAGTATTCTCATGTTTACTCAAAGAAAAGGGTCTATAAGATGATAAACTTTCTGTTAGATAGGATGAGGGAAGGTGTAGCCTCTGAGGACGGTCTAAAGATTTCAGGCTTTGGCAGTTTTAAAAGAAAGGGTAAGCGAGTTCTTTTTAGACCAAGCAAAAAGCTCATAAGCAGGTTGAAATTAGAAGCTAAAAGGCTTAAAATGTAA
- a CDS encoding S1 RNA-binding domain-containing protein — MGEFEKLLEESLEMKEIKRGEVIKGRVVKVDERNLYVDIGYKVEGIIPKEELPDTKVGDEIKAVVVRFTKNGSPLLSYKKYLENKLTGFLKACYEKGKFITGTVVEKRDDGYIVDVSGLKVFLPAKEALRNLREGKKIVAKIIELKKEEDGLKVTLSQRDYIKAQEEKKKTRLLSKIKVGDVVEGRVIKIDPDKGITLLVGSVLRAFLPLEELSWGRDRNPYNYAEIDERLRVKVKRIPKDGQFIFVSLKETKENPWRKAEQSIQKGQVLNGRVVEIRENGLILEVMEGVEGFVPKEEISYDGTTPKKADRVSAQVLDFDPKRHKLVLSIKKTLPKPWEEFLKEHPAGSRVVGTVERIEGAKAIVSLEKGVQGIIHRADLAWVKPGRIEEVLQAGQSLEFAVLGLDGRFVKLGLKQLTENPWETVLKNYKVGDRVKLKVRSMHPFGAFLQFPEGIEGLLPISEIPKGVKLQEGQEVEAKIIELSQDKITFSMKEKEEEKKEDIITTSDKGFTLGDILKKKMKI; from the coding sequence ATGGGTGAGTTTGAGAAATTGCTTGAAGAAAGTCTTGAGATGAAGGAAATAAAAAGAGGGGAGGTGATAAAGGGAAGGGTGGTAAAGGTAGATGAAAGGAATCTCTATGTGGATATAGGTTACAAGGTAGAGGGTATAATACCTAAGGAAGAGCTACCAGATACAAAGGTGGGTGATGAAATAAAGGCTGTGGTCGTTAGGTTTACCAAGAATGGCTCCCCTCTCTTGTCTTACAAGAAATATCTTGAAAACAAGCTAACGGGCTTTTTGAAAGCCTGCTATGAAAAGGGCAAATTCATAACAGGGACGGTGGTAGAAAAAAGAGACGATGGCTATATAGTAGATGTGAGCGGTTTAAAGGTTTTCCTTCCTGCTAAGGAAGCTCTTAGAAACCTCAGAGAAGGCAAAAAAATAGTGGCAAAGATAATAGAACTCAAAAAAGAAGAGGATGGTCTTAAGGTAACTCTCTCCCAAAGGGATTATATAAAGGCTCAAGAAGAAAAGAAGAAGACAAGACTTCTTTCTAAGATAAAAGTGGGAGATGTGGTAGAGGGCAGGGTGATAAAGATAGACCCAGATAAGGGTATAACCTTGCTGGTGGGTAGTGTCCTAAGGGCCTTCTTGCCTCTTGAGGAGCTTAGCTGGGGTAGGGACAGAAACCCATACAATTACGCAGAGATAGACGAAAGACTAAGGGTAAAGGTCAAGAGAATACCCAAGGATGGGCAGTTCATATTTGTGAGCTTAAAGGAAACAAAGGAAAACCCATGGCGTAAGGCGGAGCAAAGCATACAAAAGGGTCAAGTGTTAAACGGAAGGGTGGTAGAGATAAGGGAAAATGGTCTTATCCTTGAGGTTATGGAGGGTGTAGAGGGCTTTGTGCCAAAGGAAGAGATATCTTACGATGGAACTACACCCAAGAAGGCCGATAGAGTGTCCGCTCAAGTGCTTGACTTTGACCCCAAAAGGCATAAGTTGGTTCTCAGCATAAAGAAAACCCTTCCAAAACCGTGGGAAGAGTTTCTAAAGGAACATCCAGCTGGTAGTAGAGTTGTGGGAACTGTGGAAAGGATAGAGGGGGCAAAGGCTATAGTCAGTCTCGAAAAGGGCGTGCAGGGTATTATCCATAGGGCTGATCTTGCTTGGGTAAAACCCGGAAGGATAGAGGAAGTGCTGCAGGCAGGTCAATCTCTTGAGTTTGCGGTGCTTGGGCTTGATGGAAGGTTCGTAAAGCTCGGTCTTAAACAACTTACAGAAAACCCTTGGGAGACAGTTCTTAAAAATTACAAAGTGGGAGATAGGGTAAAGCTAAAAGTAAGGAGTATGCACCCCTTTGGTGCCTTTCTGCAATTTCCAGAGGGTATAGAGGGTCTTTTACCCATATCGGAGATACCAAAGGGTGTGAAACTTCAGGAAGGTCAAGAGGTGGAAGCAAAAATAATAGAGCTTTCTCAAGACAAGATAACCTTTAGCATGAAGGAGAAAGAAGAGGAGAAGAAGGAAGATATAATAACCACCTCAGACAAGGGCTTTACACTGGGTGACATACTCAAGAAAAAGATGAAAATATGA
- a CDS encoding RtcB family protein yields the protein MGLKESLVNVSPFVYMLPKGTIQGQKVPVYFYLSEKLFELLEEDAIRQAGHAATLPGVEKAIYVMPDVHVGYGFPVGGVMATDIEEGIISPGSIGYDINCGVRLIATDLTADMVQPVRKELMQEILKNVPAGVGSTGKLKLSKAELSEVAIKGARWAIERGFGFEEDLQHIESNGALPNADPSKVSDLAFKRGAEELGTVGSGNHFVEVQYVDEIYDEEVAQRLGLSLGQVTIMVHSGSRGFGHQVCVDYLKVAREALKKYKIDIPDMQLACMLFPSPEGQDYFKAMNSAANYAFANRQILGYLTADTVRRFFGLSWEELGYRLIYDLAHNIGKVEEHKVDGKRKKLLVHRKGATRAFPPYNSDIPPDYRDIGQPVLLPGDVGRYSFLLVGQESSMNMSFGSACHGAGRLMSRTKAKEFVRKEGLEKVLSGLVVVARGKGTVAEEIPQAYKDISEVAYVVHSLSIAKLVARFKPLGTLKG from the coding sequence ATGGGCTTGAAGGAAAGTCTGGTTAATGTATCACCCTTTGTGTATATGCTTCCGAAGGGCACGATACAGGGTCAAAAAGTTCCAGTTTATTTTTATCTTAGCGAGAAGCTCTTTGAACTCTTAGAGGAGGATGCTATAAGGCAGGCAGGCCACGCCGCAACCTTACCAGGGGTGGAAAAGGCTATATATGTGATGCCAGACGTGCATGTAGGCTACGGATTCCCTGTGGGTGGCGTAATGGCAACAGACATAGAAGAAGGCATAATAAGCCCAGGGTCCATAGGATACGACATAAACTGTGGAGTAAGACTTATAGCCACAGATCTCACTGCGGATATGGTCCAGCCTGTAAGAAAAGAGCTCATGCAGGAGATACTCAAAAATGTTCCTGCAGGTGTAGGCTCAACAGGAAAGCTTAAACTTTCAAAGGCTGAACTTTCTGAGGTTGCGATAAAGGGTGCTCGCTGGGCTATAGAGAGAGGCTTTGGTTTTGAGGAGGACCTGCAGCATATAGAGAGCAACGGCGCACTTCCTAATGCTGACCCATCAAAGGTTTCAGACTTGGCTTTTAAAAGAGGAGCAGAAGAACTTGGGACTGTGGGTTCTGGAAATCACTTTGTGGAAGTGCAGTATGTGGATGAGATATATGACGAAGAGGTGGCACAGAGGCTGGGGCTAAGCCTTGGACAGGTTACCATAATGGTGCATTCAGGCTCAAGAGGTTTTGGACATCAGGTGTGCGTAGACTACCTAAAAGTTGCAAGGGAAGCCCTCAAGAAATACAAAATAGATATACCAGACATGCAACTTGCCTGCATGCTTTTTCCCTCTCCAGAAGGTCAGGACTACTTTAAAGCTATGAACTCTGCGGCAAACTATGCCTTTGCCAACAGACAGATACTGGGATATCTGACCGCGGACACGGTTCGCAGGTTTTTTGGACTTTCATGGGAAGAGCTTGGCTACAGGCTTATTTATGACCTTGCCCATAACATAGGTAAGGTTGAAGAGCACAAGGTGGATGGCAAGAGGAAAAAGCTACTCGTTCATCGCAAAGGTGCCACAAGGGCTTTTCCACCCTACAATTCAGACATCCCTCCCGACTATAGAGATATAGGTCAACCTGTGCTTCTTCCTGGAGATGTGGGAAGGTATTCCTTCCTGCTTGTGGGTCAAGAGAGTAGTATGAATATGAGCTTTGGAAGTGCTTGCCATGGAGCTGGGAGGCTTATGTCAAGGACAAAGGCAAAAGAGTTTGTAAGGAAAGAGGGGCTTGAAAAGGTACTTAGCGGTCTCGTGGTGGTGGCAAGGGGCAAGGGAACCGTTGCGGAAGAAATTCCACAGGCTTACAAGGATATCTCAGAAGTTGCCTATGTGGTTCATTCCCTAAGTATAGCCAAATTGGTAGCAAGGTTTAAACCATTAGGCACTTTGAAAGGTTAA